Genomic DNA from Paramisgurnus dabryanus chromosome 11, PD_genome_1.1, whole genome shotgun sequence:
ggatgattttttttatcacattttcaaggttgatagaagcactggggacccaattatagcacttaaacatggaaaaagtctgattttcatgatatgtcccctttaaatcttgcattaaagtctgtatttaatCCATATAATTTCTCATACAATTGTCGTATTGCTCgatttgctaattttatttgaaattaaatgtttatgtttgagatATTTAGGGCTTAGCATTCACCCTGACGTGGTGCAGAAAACAGAACCTCAGGCTCCAGCCAAACTGTCCCATCACTGCACAAAACCGCAGTGGCTGTGGTGTACGGTAGAGAAACCAAATTCTTCCCCTGCTCCtcctaaaaacaaacaaaaaacagtaAAACTAATGTCCCAATCCAGTTGCTCCTGAGCATGATGTCTCTTACCCTGTGAAGATCCAGTGGTAGCACATATCTCCGTACTTCTGGCTGTGGTGCTCTCAAGGCTGCTGCCTTCACTTCCTCCCAATTTTGTTTTAGGTTTGCCAAATACAGATAATTATACACAAACTCATGCCTGTCAAAAACAGATGATTTAACAGTCTGTCATGATCAAAAGtacagtgtttttgttttgtttctctATTTAGCTATTGTGCATCATCAGATGTTATTTGTCCCAACATAATAAAACACAATCTTACCCCTTCCATGTGCAAAGGTCAACAATAACAAAGCCTTGGTCCTCAAAACAGTTAATATGATGAAACACATTGAAGGCAGATGTTCTGAATTTGTGCTCGATGTTTATTCCAGGATTCTTGGTGGCTAAATGAAACCAAGTCTGGGAATGGAACCAGATACAAAGGATGTGGCaatgaaaattgtgtttttttctttcaaaactTATAAAAGTGATTCAACACTTTAGTAATGGTGCTAGAAAAAAATTGGCATAGAAAAAAAATTTGGTTTCCCAAAGAACCTTCAatttatataataatttctTTCTTATAATCTGTAAAACGCATTTCAGTACAAGtaaccttaaaggggtcatagcatgaaagtctgactttttccatgtttaagtgctataactgggtccccagtgcttctattaacctagaaaatgcgaaaaagatcaacccagtaactttgttttggtaaatgattctttgcaagcatgtgaaaaaatattaagtacagattttgcctgttttgtgacGTAGGTAGCAAGTCCAATTATAATAATAGCGCCCCTTAATCATCGctttccaaccacggcactgccatttagtgcagagagaaagtaGAAAagaattgacagcacaattgagttttaggGCGAACtgagggcgcactcacattatccaaaccaaaccaagccccagcgcgattgtcacccctctctactcccccagatgcacgcactcacactgtactttgtatcgatccgagtccgggcgcgctttcgtcattaagatgcgattgttttgaaaaaagcaggaagtaaagctctctcttaacactggaacccaccgtaatgataagtctgtgttttttattcggagtcgtttggtgcgcgattacagacagccctctcacatgtcatcatattgctcaGTTCATCTGTCACGagcgcagctcggacattcacgtaaccctgcggcgcgcatcaaaaggtttttacggaggcagatgaaggtgagtggtcgcgcaactgacgtcttcaccttttgaatcgagCTCAGGCGCgaatgcgctcacaccacagccttccgcgcctgagcccaagtgaaccgcgctccggcacacctctgcaacccggccgcggcgcaaTTAatcaatccgcgcccgggcacggatgagagcgatcacactagtcaatcaaaccaggctttgggggtcaaacgcgcccgagcgcggtttggtttggatagtgtgagtgcgccctcacattatccaaaccgaACTATGCCCCACCGTGATTGTCACCCCttcctactcccccagatgcacgcactcacactgtacttcttatcgatccgagtccaggcgcgctttcgtcattaagatgcgattgttttgaaaaaagcaggaagtaaagcgctctcttaacactggaacccaccgtaatgataaatctgtgttttttattctgagtcatttggtgcgcgattacagacagccctctcacatgtcatcatattgcttagttgatgtgtcacgtgtgcagctcggacattcacgttaTCCCGCTGCTCGcagcaaaaggtttttacggaggcagatgaacatgagtggtcgcgcaactgacgtcttcaccttttgaatcgcgctcaggcgcgattgcgctcacaccacagccttccgcgcctgagcccaagtgaaccgcgctccggcacACCTCTGCAAaccggccgcggcgcgattaatcaatccgcgcccgggcacggatgagagcgatcacactagtcaatcaaaccaggctttgggggtcaaacgcgcccgagcgcggtttggtttggaaagtgtgagtgcgccctcacattatccaaaccgaACCATGCCCCACCgtgattgtcacccctccctactcccccagatgcacgcactcacactgtacttcttatcgatccgagtccgggcgcgctttcgtcattaagatgcgattgttttgaaaaaagcaggaagaaaagcgctctcttaacactggaacccaccgtaatgataaatctgtgttttttattctgagtcatttggtgcgcgattacagacagccctctcacatgtcatcatattgcttagttgatgtgtcacgtgtgcagctcggacattcacgttaCCCCGCTGCTCGcagcaaaaggtttttacggaggcagatgaacatgagtggtcgcgcaactgacgtcttcaccttttgaatcgcgctcaggcgtgattgcgctcacaccacagccttccgcgcctgagaccaagtgaaccgcgctccggcccacctctgcaacccggccgcggcgcgattaaacaatccgcgcccgggcacggaacagagcgatcacactagtcaaacaaaccaggctttgggggtcaaacgcgcccgagggcggtttggtttggacagtgtgagtgcgctcttaatttcaacaaaccaccatcattgcgatcagtgtatttgcatttcatcagctcatttgcattttaaaggacacacccagaaacggcacatttttgcttggACCTACAAAGTGGTaactttaacatgttataataaattatctgtggggtattttgagctaaaacaatACATATGCActgtggggacaccaaatacttattttacatctttaaaaaaaatcgtATAATATGACCTTTAAATGgttctgtggatgttaaaggttctttataatACCAtacataacaaaaaataagcctCGACTTACACCCATTTGGTCATTTGACTCAAAGCAGTCCATATAATTCGTCCCTCTGATGCTCCAAGACGTCAAAAACTTTAACAGGTTGATCTTCACTGGAGTCTCAACAAACACAAAGTAGCTCTCTGTCATGCCAAAGCTGAAAAATaagaatatatttaaaaacaatataactattaaaatattttataaaatctatGAAATAATTAAGTggggaataaaaaaatgcaaacaaccTATGGACATAGGATGGTTTTAATCTCTCACTGCTTGGAAACTGCACCAAAACCTCAGACTTTTCAATGGGATCTGAATTATCTGAATAAACAAATCATACTGTCATTAAAAACCTCATCATACAGAATGAAGAAGATCAAAAtagctaaaaaaaataaaaaaaacaataaactaacCTTCCTGTGCTGGAGGAATCTTGACTATGTTGTAGGCCAGTGACATGTTCTTTCCAAAACAGTTTCCAATGTTATATAAGGTACCATCTTCTTCAATATGTGGATGCGCAGTCACTCCATTGACCGAAACGTACTTGCAAAGGTCAACCTGTGTGCGAGCAGAGATTGTTAAAGGATTCATGTTCTTGTTGATGGACTTAAATCTGGACAAATAGAAACctttttaattgtttccaatgtatCAGGATCGACTTTGGTTATGTAGTTGGTTTCCGTGCAGGCATAGAAATCTTCACCGATGGGATAGACGTTGACAAGGCAGTTATCCGTCACCTCAATGCCTTGGAAGTAAGTAAAAAACCTGGTGCCAAAATAGGAAGTATACCAAAAGAAACCGACTTTAAAAAGAAAGTTGTTTCattcctaaaaaaataagtgcaAAGTACTTTCCAAACCTGGAAAAGATGTTTTTGCACGGATCTGGATATGCAGCCGTGCCAAACTCAGTGATCACAATCCTTTTCTCAGTCATGGCTCGCACATACGCATCAGTTCGGATAAACCTGAAGTTCAACGTTAAAGTTAACAGAAGCAtcaaatttaaatttatttgtttgtaaTGAATGACTCTTTTGTGCCAGCTCCTCTATTTTTAATATGACCACAACCACAAACATTTAGAAGATCAGCTCAATGGAATCCATCTCAACATGACTTATTAAATCCAGTGAACGATTGCAAAACATGTCGTTCAGGCTTTAAAGGCACAGTTAAACAGATGACTTTGCCTGCGATGATATGTCACACGCCCATCCTTTAGGTCAAACTTGTGCATGAGAGCTTGTCCGTCAAAAAGATGGTGAAAAGGCTGTTCTCCGATCTCAAAGAGTCCAGGGCCCAGGCGAAGGAGACTGCCGGTCAGCCATGTAGGGATTTTGCCTGGAGGGAGAATTCTCTCTTTTTTACTACACATACAGTAGCCTATACGGTCTTTGAGCATCTGTAAAACATCTATTAAACAAAGACATCTACAGCCATGACTGAAACTTGCTCATCtaacataattttaataaaatgattGAGAATGTGCAATGTCAAATATAATGCAAACAGATCACAATACAAAGTGCATCTAGTATAAGCAATTATCACGGTGtatacatcattttaaaacattcaaaagtTCAATTTAAGTATTGCAAAGTTACAGACCTGAGACCTGAGCAGAAATGGGCTCTGGCAATTCTTCACACGTCTCAAACAGTTTCTTATATCCACCAGCTGGGTGTTCAAGACTGAAATTAAAACAGATGTCAACATTTTAGACTTccaaaaatgtggaaaaaactactgaatatttatttttgggtaTTCTGGATAAACATCATACTTTTATTATCTTCACCGTAAACTTGAGCAAGAATGTCACTTTTTAAGAAAACCAAGAATGATTATAGGACCTTTTTGCAAAAATTCTGGAAAAATAATGTTTTCCTACGTACTACCCAAAATTAAATACTTCCACAAAGTTCCATTACTCACCGGCTCGCCATCCTGAATGAGTGCACATGAAGTGAATGCGAGAGTGGATGATGTCCCTGTGTAAACCACAGGCACTGCTAGAGAATCTTAGGACTCCTCCTCCAACCAATCAGAAGGCTCTGATGTCATGAGGATGTCTGTAAAAGTACTTTTGCATCATGGCTCCTGTGTTgggggtaatgcattacaagtaacatgcattctgtaataatattacttttctgaagtaatgagTAAAATAACggattaattttttaaaaatatacacattaatatttaagttacctttttaaaaaagtaatgggagtaacttttcagtttaattaatttgattaaaaataaagtaatacaCTGAATTAAACTATGCGTCCACACCGGAGCGGGAACaatttgagtcagaaacggagatggcaggtcAGAggttgacatttttgcaatggaaatatgcaatttctgaattcAGAACTTctcctgaaagagatcaagtaagaaaaaagtaacacaaaaagttacttttttaagtaactttatattgtaatgcattactttaaaaagtaactttccccaacactgagtGTAAGTGTAATAGTTAATGGGCTTGTTCGACttggtggatgacatcaaagtatcgcgagagcgattccaggaatcatacggaggagtgaTTTCAAATCGTTCTCacggtactgtgatgtcattcATCCGTCTATCAGTTCATACGGTgccacatgaagtcaaacaagcctatCACATGATCTTTCACACGGCACAACATTTCAGTTATGAAGGTGTCAACGTTTAAAATATACGCAGCCAAAGCCGCTTAACTGCAAAGCACGTTGCCAAATTACTTGTATGCTGATTCTCTTTTATAAACTCAGAGATGTGCATTCAGATTTAAATGCTTATAGGGCTCTTTTGACACTGAAGCTCTTATTATTT
This window encodes:
- the LOC135729190 gene encoding retinal Mueller cells isomerohydrolase isoform X1; the encoded protein is MASRLEHPAGGYKKLFETCEELPEPISAQVSGKIPTWLTGSLLRLGPGLFEIGEQPFHHLFDGQALMHKFDLKDGRVTYHRRFIRTDAYVRAMTEKRIVITEFGTAAYPDPCKNIFSRFFTYFQGIEVTDNCLVNVYPIGEDFYACTETNYITKVDPDTLETIKKVDLCKYVSVNGVTAHPHIEEDGTLYNIGNCFGKNMSLAYNIVKIPPAQEDNSDPIEKSEVLVQFPSSERLKPSYVHSFGMTESYFVFVETPVKINLLKFLTSWSIRGTNYMDCFESNDQMGTWFHLATKNPGINIEHKFRTSAFNVFHHINCFEDQGFVIVDLCTWKGHEFVYNYLYLANLKQNWEEVKAAALRAPQPEVRRYVLPLDLHREEQGKNLVSLPYTTATAVLCSDGTVWLEPEVLFSAPRQAFEFPQINYKKHCGKNYTFAYGLGLNHFIPDRICKLNVKSKETWIWQEPDAYPSEPLFVQSPDAKDEDDGVLLSIVVKPGVIQRPAFLLILNATDLTEIARAEVDVIIPVTLHGTYKP
- the LOC135729190 gene encoding retinal Mueller cells isomerohydrolase isoform X2: MHKFDLKDGRVTYHRRFIRTDAYVRAMTEKRIVITEFGTAAYPDPCKNIFSRFFTYFQGIEVTDNCLVNVYPIGEDFYACTETNYITKVDPDTLETIKKVDLCKYVSVNGVTAHPHIEEDGTLYNIGNCFGKNMSLAYNIVKIPPAQEDNSDPIEKSEVLVQFPSSERLKPSYVHSFGMTESYFVFVETPVKINLLKFLTSWSIRGTNYMDCFESNDQMGTWFHLATKNPGINIEHKFRTSAFNVFHHINCFEDQGFVIVDLCTWKGHEFVYNYLYLANLKQNWEEVKAAALRAPQPEVRRYVLPLDLHREEQGKNLVSLPYTTATAVLCSDGTVWLEPEVLFSAPRQAFEFPQINYKKHCGKNYTFAYGLGLNHFIPDRICKLNVKSKETWIWQEPDAYPSEPLFVQSPDAKDEDDGVLLSIVVKPGVIQRPAFLLILNATDLTEIARAEVDVIIPVTLHGTYKP